The stretch of DNA TTTAAAAAATCTTGTTCAAATTTAAAGCAAAAAAGACTCTTATTTTTAATGGTTAATTTATTCATAAAAATAATTATAAATTAACTGTAAAAAAAGCGGAAATTTATTATTATTTTTTTATATTGAAAAACTGCGCTTTTTCATTTAAAAACCTGTTGTTATGTGACGTTTCTATAATCAATGAATTTTTTTGTTTTTCTCTGATAATTTTTTTAACTATTTTAAATGTTTTTTTAGAAAGTGAATCAAAGCACTCATCAAGTAAAATAATTTGATATTTTTTTATAAATAAAGGCAATAATTTAATTAACTGTAATTGTCCTAATGACAACTTATTTTTATTAATTAAAATATTTGAAAAAATATCTAAATTTAATATTTTTAAGATAAACTGAAAATCCTTATTATTTAATATTTTGTTTCTTTCATTTTCATTTATATTTCAAAATATATATGTGTATAAATTTAAATTAGGCAGATCTTTTTCCTTATCAGAAAAAAATACATGATCATTAAACCAATTTTGACTAAATTCAGAGATATCTGTGTTATTGAAAACAACACTACCTTGGTAATCTTTTATCAATCCAGAAATGATTTTTATTAAGGTTGATTTACCACTACCGTTTTGCCCAGTTATGATAAGTCCTTTATTGATAGCTAAATTTAAATTATTAATGATAAGTTTCTTATCATATTGAAAGGATAAATTGTTTAAGTAGATTGAGTTAATTGGATTCTTGCTTTTATTAAATAAAGAGAGATTTGAAAGAGTAGGTATATCCAAAATAAAAGCAATTCTATGATAGTTAATTTTAAATATTTTATTTGCAATTAAAAAGTTCTGAAAATCATTAGCAGGATTATTAATTATTGTTTGTATTTGTAATATAAATAAAAGTTCAGAAATATTATTTGAATTATTTATAACAAAGATAATATAAATTATTAAGTTAGAAATTAAATTTAAAAAACCAAAAATTAAATTTTTTAAACTATTTAATTTATTAAGCTTATTATCATTTATTTGAATTGTTTGTATATTCTCTAAATAATTAAATTTCTCAACATTATTTCAGATTAAGTTGTAATACGAATTATCTCGATTAATTAGAAAACTAAGTTCATTAATTTCTTCAACTGTTTTTATTGTGTTTTGTTTTGATAAATTGTAAATTTTAAAATTAATGAAAAAACCGATAACTATTTTTAGTATATTTAAAAGTATAATTAAAATTAAAAATTTCACTTGTACAAATAGTAATAAAGGAAAAAACAAAAACAAAGACATTATTATTGTCGGTAAAAAAGTCGTTATAGATGAATAGTAATAAGCTATTGAATCTATTGCAAGATACCGTAGAATAATTTCATTTTTATTAATTTTATTTATTTGATTATAACTAGCTCTTTTTACTTTGTCCACGTAATTTAGTTTAATTGTTTTTGATATTTTGTTTTTAATTAAGTTTTGAATTAAGGTTATTATAAATGACACAAGTATTGAAAGAAAGGAAACTCAAACAAAAAGCAAAATATTTTTAAGTGCAAAGACTTTGTTTTGTTCTTGAATGTAAGAAAAAATGTACTTACTTACAAAAGAAAGAAAATAATTAAATAAAACAAGAAGTACACTTAAATAGACAGTTGCAAATAAAAGTTTAAAGCTAATTTCTGGTCTAAGAAAAGAATTCTTAAAATACATTTCTATCTTATTTTTAGTTGAAGATTTATTAACAATTAAAATTAAACCGCTAAAAAGCTTTTGAAAGTTTTGAAGTTCTATTCTTCTTTTTCCATTTACAGAATCCAATATTTCTACTAAACCATTTTTTATTTTCTTAATTATGATATAGTGCAAAAAATTATCAATCTTTATTATTGAAATTACAGGAGTTTTACTTTTTAAATTCAAAAATTCTTCTCAATTTATTTTGTAAGCTTCAAGTTCTAAATTTATATCTTTTGCTAACGAAGTTAAGTTAGAAATACTAATTCCATTTTCTGAATAAATTGCCCGATACTTTAATTGATTTATATCTATTCATTTTCTTCAAAATAATTTATGTAATGATTGTAAAACATATAGTCCACAATCCTTAATGTCATCTTGTATTTTTATTTGCATAATTAAATTTTTGAAGTTTTTGAAATTATTTTTTTAAAATAAGGAAAAAATAGGGAAAACTTTGTAAACATAAAATAGAGTTTTAAAATTTAATTTTTAGTAAAATTAATAATTATGAAAAACAAAAAAAGTAAAAAATCAATATTATTTTTACCTTCAATTGGGGCATTGACTGGAATAGTGGCACCAATGTTAGTCGCTGCTTCATGTTCTCATGAACTGCCAGAACTTTCAATTTCAGAAGATCCAAAATTAACTTATGTAAATGATGATGGCGAAAGAATTATCAAAGGAAGTGCAAAAGCTTTTTATAAACTAAATTCTCAAAATGTTTTTAATCCAATTAGCATTCATGATTCTAAATATAAACTTTATACACCAGACGGAAAATTAAATAACGCTCACGATTCTGAACATATATATAAAATCAAACCTAACTTTGACTTTTTAGTATTTAAAAACTTAACCGGTCCACATGACTACCGTTTATTTTCTTTTAGATATGACGAGTTAGTTACAAACTTGCCGGGTGTAGCAAGGAGAGCTAAATATTCACAATACCAATATAATCCAAAAGCAGTTTTTGTAATGCTTTATTGAATTAAGAAAACAGCAGAAGCCGCTCCTAACTTTGAAAATGATATTATCTCTCCTTCAAGATCAAGATTTCCTTATGCAGGACCTTCAATTGAAGAAGCGCCATGACCATTTGTGCGAAATATTTCAAATAGTTTAAAAGGTTTTTGACAAGATGTTATCGAACCACTAGTTTTAATTTTTGATAAGGAATAATTATGAAGACAATAAGAACAAGATACGCTCCAAGCCCAACTGGCTATTTACATATTGGTGGAGCTAGAACAGCATTATTTAATTATTTATTTGCTAAACATTTTAATGGAACTTTTATCTTTAGACTTGAAGATACCGATGTGGCTAGAAATGTTGTTGGTGGTGAAGAAAGCCAACTAAATAATTTAGCTTGATTAGGAATTATTCCTGATGAAAGCCCACTTAAACCAAATAAAAAGTATGGCAATTATCGTCAATCAGAAAAATTAAAGGTTTACCAAGAAATAGCAGATAAATTAATTAGCAAAGGTTTTGCTTATAAGGCTTATGATAATTCAGAAGAGTTAGAATTACAACATAAAGAACAAGAAGAAGCAAAAGTGGCATCATTTAGATATGATCCAAATTGATTGAAAATTAGCGAAGAAGAAAAACAAAGAAGAGATCAAAACAAAGAATATTCAATCAGATTAAAACTAAAGAAAAATACAATATATGGTTGAGAAGATTTAGTTAGAGGAAGAATTGAAGTTAATAGCGATGATATTGGAGACTTTGTTATTGTAAAAAGTGATGGATACCCAACTTATAACTTTGCTGTTGTAGTTGATGATCACCAAATGGAAATTACTCATGTTTTAAGAGGCGAGGAACATATTACTAATACTCCAAAGCAACTAGCAATATATGAAGCTTTAAATTGAACACCTCCTGCCTTTGGTCATTTAACAATTATTACCAATATGGAAGGTAAGAAACTTTCAAAAAGAGATAAAACCTTAAAACAATTTATTGAAGATTATAAAAATGAGGGTTACCATCCACACGCAATTTTTAACTTTTTATCTTTATTAGGTTGAACTTCAAAAGATAGTCAAGAAATTATGAGCCATGAAGAATTGATTGAGAAATTTGATCCAGAAAGATTATCAAAATCACCATCAAAATTTGATATTGTAAAAATGGAATGATTCTCAAAACAATATATGAAAAAAGTTGATAATTATGAAATTATTCAAAAGATTAACTCACCTTTTTCAGAAGAATGAAACAATTTATTTGTTGAGACTTATAAACAATCAGCAGCTACGATTAGTGAAATTAAACAAAATCTAGAAATATACACTAATCCTAAAAACCACACAGATTTATTAATTTCTAATTTAGAAGTAGTTAAAACATTTGAGAAATTGTTAAAAAACAACCCTTTTACAATTGAAAACATTCAAAATGCCATTGAATTAACTAAAAAAGAATTAGGTGTTAAAGGTAAAGATTTATTTATGCCAATTAGAATTGCTACAACATATGAAGAGCACGGTCCAGAACTAGCTAAAGCAATTTATTTATTTGGAGAAAAAATTGTATTTGAAAGACTAACAAAATGAAATTAAAATATGTTTTAACAACAACTTTAGCCAATCAAGAAGACAAAGTGGTTGAAACAGAATATATTGATTTTTTAGAAACAAATAATGATAAATTTACACATATTGAATTTACAGATGAAAAAGTAATGAATTGTATTATTGATATTTGTAGTGATGAAGTTAAAATAACTTATGCAAACCAGTTTCTGCATATGAAAAAAAATGAGTTCATTGAAAATAAATTAAAAATATCAGAAACCGATTTTATTTCACTTGATACATATTTAATAAAAGTTATTATTAATAAAGATGAAATTTCTTTCACATATGATTTATTGCAAGATAAAAATATTATTGTTAGAAACACTGCAAAATTATTATTTAAGAATGATTAAATCCCAAAAAAACTTTGGGATTTTTTATTTTCTAAAAAAATAAACCAAAAAATTGCTTATCTAAATTAAAATATTGTTTATGAAAAGAAAAAACAAGAAAAGCTTATCGAATAAAACTTTCTTATATAGTTTAATTTCAACACCGGTGTTATTAGCACCTCTTTTTGTTTCTTGCAATGATAAGGAATAAACTCAAAACCCCAAACCACAATTGCTAAGTGATTCACAATTATCAACCATTCATAATGACTTTGTATTTCAATTATCAGAAGAAGGAAAAGAAAAATTTGTTAGTGAAGGCGAATCTTCTCTTAACTTCTTTATTCAATTAATTGATAAGTTAAATTCAAAATATAATACTAATCATTATGATGATGGGGATAAAATAGCAAATGACCCTGAGTTTAAAAAGTATTTCTTTTTTAACAAACCAGATATAAACAAGGTAAGTAAATCTCACCGAATAGATATTCGTTTTAAAGGCGATAATGTTACAAAACAAGTAGTGTTATTTTATGATGTTATTTGTTTTGATCTTAATGTTAATGAAAGAGTTAATGTACGAATACCAATTGAACTTGATTAAAAAAAGATTTCTCTAGCTAAAAACTAAAGAAATCTTTTTTATTATTATTTTTTAACGTTTCAATAATTTCATTAATATATTTATCTAAATTTATATGATTAATATTATCATAAATAAAAACTTTGGCTTTTTGGTATTCATTTTTAAATTGAGTAAGAGAGTTTTGATCAATACTTTCAGATATTTGATTTAGTTTTGATTTTAATGCGTTCATTAAATTTTTAATTGGAGCTCTTTTTATTTTATTTAAATCTAAAGTTAAATTTTCTTTAAAAATATATGTTTTAAAATCTTGATCTAATTTTAATAAAAATTCCTCATTTGTCATGTTAATGATGTTTTTGTTATCAAATTTAAACTGTTCTAAATAAAAGTTTAAATTTGATAAAGCGTCAATAGTTGCCTTAAATAAATTATTAAATTCTAAAATCAATTTAGCAAAATCATTTAAATCTTGCGAGGCCTTACTATTTCAAAAACTTTGATAATAATTAGTTAAATTTGTCTTATTCTCTTGTAAACTTTGTTCTTCAATAAGGTCTTTAATTGCTATTCTAATAAAATTATAATTTTCATGCAAAATATAATAAGCGTAATTAAACCCTCTTAACATTTTTTTAAGACTAAGAGCTTCTTTTACTATTTTGTTATTAAAAATTGTTTCTTTTTCTTGAATTATATTTTGATTGTTAGAATGATTCTGACAAGAAATTACTGTTAAGGGAATAGCAGGAACTAAAATCGAAGGAAGTAGTTTTAACTTATTCATTTTTTACCCCCTTTGATAATATTTGAAATGAAGATTCTTTGTTAGAAAATAAATTATCAATATTAATTTTTAATTCAAAATAAGGTTTTTCTTCATCATTAATAAAGTTAAAATCATTTGGTGAAATAAATTTATAAAAACCAAAATTAAACTCAGCACTATTACCATTTGGAACATAACTATTTAATTCAATTTTTTTAATGCCAGAATTTAAATTTGATTCTTGCGTTTCTAGGGCATATGCTAAAAGATAGTTATTTAAGTGAGCGCTGAAAATATCTAGTAATGCAGCTTTATATTCTTCACTAATTTCATTGCTTTTAATATAAGTTTTGGTTTTATCTATAGCTTTTTGAATTAATGAGCTAAATAAGTTTGTATTAGAAAAATCATTTAAAGTTATTTTTGCAAAGTTTAATGGCGAATCTTTTCGATAAATTGCGTAATCAACACTTTCAAGACTTTCAACGGGTTTTAATTGTATTGCCAAGGCTTTTAAAAAGTGACCATGATCATCGAAGTTTGAACTTAATAAAACATAATCTTTGGTTTTTCCATTTTTATTATGAACTCTAATAATTAATTTAATAATTTGACTAGTTTGATAGTAATCGGTAAATTGAACATCAATTACTTGATATTTTTCATCAACTTCTTTGTAAAAATGTGGCACTTCTAATTCTAGTCTATTTTTAAATTTTGAAAATAGATACACTAGACCACGTGAATTCCAATAGTCAATGCTATTGTATCCTTTAATGAATGAATTAATATCAAAACCAATATCTAAATTTTTATCTTTTTTAATTTTTAAGTAAGGGTTTTGAACATAATCATTAAATAGTGGCAACTTTTCATCTAAACCACTTTCACCAACGCCAAACTTATCTTCAGTGGCATAGTTTCTAAAACCATTTATGTAAAAAGTTTTTTCTTTTATTTCATCATTTACAATACTCTTATTGTCAAAACTAATAATATCTTTTATT from Mycoplasmopsis arginini encodes:
- a CDS encoding MAG3240 family lipoprotein, whose translation is MKKNKLLFLGTVGSFALPIISISCQNEKTLKIDDSKINTKYLSKLNLQQLATLHNFEPIFLNPENNKEQRYLGKITDITADNELVFESSLKYKTDLKLQPSWKQVETKYDNYKIEKNKQSNNNVLNDLFKEYDFENIKSAGGYSNQWFYFLAQNNKTTDYYRVLDPYFFDFQTIIFRLVHDIKTNNGLMNVNSLLNKNGLAYITRNIFNNNFIQANSWLNNESKKFRESFLNFLVLYLNKFDLKIKDIIVDWSKSKTQDNDFSNQSFISFKIKDIISFDNKSIVNDEIKEKTFYINGFRNYATEDKFGVGESGLDEKLPLFNDYVQNPYLKIKKDKNLDIGFDINSFIKGYNSIDYWNSRGLVYLFSKFKNRLELEVPHFYKEVDEKYQVIDVQFTDYYQTSQIIKLIIRVHNKNGKTKDYVLLSSNFDDHGHFLKALAIQLKPVESLESVDYAIYRKDSPLNFAKITLNDFSNTNLFSSLIQKAIDKTKTYIKSNEISEEYKAALLDIFSAHLNNYLLAYALETQESNLNSGIKKIELNSYVPNGNSAEFNFGFYKFISPNDFNFINDEEKPYFELKINIDNLFSNKESSFQILSKGVKNE
- a CDS encoding Mbov_0121 family peptidase domain-containing ABC transporter — protein: MQIKIQDDIKDCGLYVLQSLHKLFWRKWIDINQLKYRAIYSENGISISNLTSLAKDINLELEAYKINWEEFLNLKSKTPVISIIKIDNFLHYIIIKKIKNGLVEILDSVNGKRRIELQNFQKLFSGLILIVNKSSTKNKIEMYFKNSFLRPEISFKLLFATVYLSVLLVLFNYFLSFVSKYIFSYIQEQNKVFALKNILLFVWVSFLSILVSFIITLIQNLIKNKISKTIKLNYVDKVKRASYNQINKINKNEIILRYLAIDSIAYYYSSITTFLPTIIMSLFLFFPLLLFVQVKFLILIILLNILKIVIGFFINFKIYNLSKQNTIKTVEEINELSFLINRDNSYYNLIWNNVEKFNYLENIQTIQINDNKLNKLNSLKNLIFGFLNLISNLIIYIIFVINNSNNISELLFILQIQTIINNPANDFQNFLIANKIFKINYHRIAFILDIPTLSNLSLFNKSKNPINSIYLNNLSFQYDKKLIINNLNLAINKGLIITGQNGSGKSTLIKIISGLIKDYQGSVVFNNTDISEFSQNWFNDHVFFSDKEKDLPNLNLYTYIFWNINENERNKILNNKDFQFILKILNLDIFSNILINKNKLSLGQLQLIKLLPLFIKKYQIILLDECFDSLSKKTFKIVKKIIREKQKNSLIIETSHNNRFLNEKAQFFNIKK
- the gltX gene encoding glutamate--tRNA ligase encodes the protein MKTIRTRYAPSPTGYLHIGGARTALFNYLFAKHFNGTFIFRLEDTDVARNVVGGEESQLNNLAWLGIIPDESPLKPNKKYGNYRQSEKLKVYQEIADKLISKGFAYKAYDNSEELELQHKEQEEAKVASFRYDPNWLKISEEEKQRRDQNKEYSIRLKLKKNTIYGWEDLVRGRIEVNSDDIGDFVIVKSDGYPTYNFAVVVDDHQMEITHVLRGEEHITNTPKQLAIYEALNWTPPAFGHLTIITNMEGKKLSKRDKTLKQFIEDYKNEGYHPHAIFNFLSLLGWTSKDSQEIMSHEELIEKFDPERLSKSPSKFDIVKMEWFSKQYMKKVDNYEIIQKINSPFSEEWNNLFVETYKQSAATISEIKQNLEIYTNPKNHTDLLISNLEVVKTFEKLLKNNPFTIENIQNAIELTKKELGVKGKDLFMPIRIATTYEEHGPELAKAIYLFGEKIVFERLTKWN